In one Candidatus Absconditicoccus praedator genomic region, the following are encoded:
- a CDS encoding aldehyde dehydrogenase family protein → MSQIISINPATEELIARYDYISKEEIDQKIKKAEKTFYEWKKVSGNEKKQYFLNLAELIQKEKSNLADLESKEMGMPYHVSYQGIDKSVGLIKWFAENFQDILKEQYYQSEGVKVKSQYDPLGVIYGIAPWNFPFNQVLRAAVPNILAGNTTIYKHAENVPLCGEKLEELFKKAGFPDGVYQDIKASTKDTEYIISQKAIAGVNLTGSENAGSIVGSLAGKYLKPSVLELGGNDAFIVADTSDLSGVAKEAVKARVSNCGQKCNSSKRFIVRESEYDKFCEYFKEHMENLIVGDPMDSNTQVGPIARQDLRDKLHYQVQQTIQQGAKLLTGGYKMEGSGYYYAPTVLADVTSGMTSYQEELFGPVASIIKVKDLDEAVEVANNSDFGLCGCVYGDDINQTVDIASRIHTGMVFINQPAGSKASLPFGGVKKSGYGKENGPEGLKAFTNKKVIVYNPQEENKNNPNFC, encoded by the coding sequence ATGTCACAAATAATATCTATAAATCCGGCCACAGAAGAACTAATAGCAAGATACGATTATATTTCTAAAGAAGAAATAGATCAAAAAATCAAAAAAGCAGAAAAAACTTTTTATGAATGGAAAAAAGTTTCATGAAATGAAAAAAAACAGTATTTTCTAAATCTTGCAGAACTGATACAAAAAGAAAAGTCCAACTTGGCAGATCTAGAATCCAAAGAAATGGGTATGCCTTATCATGTTTCTTATCAAGGTATTGATAAGTCTGTAGGTCTTATAAAATGGTTTGCAGAAAATTTTCAAGATATTCTCAAAGAGCAATATTACCAATCAGAGGGTGTAAAAGTAAAATCCCAGTATGATCCTTTGTGAGTGATATATGGTATAGCTCCTTGGAATTTTCCTTTCAATCAAGTTCTTAGGGCAGCAGTCCCAAACATTTTGGCTGGAAATACTACAATATATAAACATGCAGAAAATGTTCCTTTGTGTTGAGAAAAGTTGGAGGAGCTTTTTAAAAAGGCAGGATTTCCTGATTGAGTTTATCAAGATATCAAAGCATCTACCAAAGATACCGAATATATTATTTCTCAAAAAGCTATTGCTTGAGTAAATCTAACATGATCAGAAAATGCAGGAAGTATTGTTGGTTCTTTGGCAGGAAAGTATCTGAAACCGTCAGTATTAGAGCTTGGTGGGAATGATGCATTTATTGTGGCAGATACAAGTGATTTGAGTGGTGTGGCCAAAGAAGCTGTAAAGGCAAGAGTTTCAAATTGTTGACAAAAATGTAATTCTTCAAAAAGGTTTATAGTAAGAGAAAGTGAGTATGATAAATTTTGTGAATATTTCAAGGAACATATGGAAAATTTGATAGTATGAGATCCAATGGATTCAAATACACAAGTATGACCAATAGCAAGACAAGATCTAAGAGACAAACTCCATTATCAAGTTCAGCAAACCATTCAACAATGAGCCAAACTTCTTACTTGATGATACAAAATGGAATGATCTTGATATTATTATGCTCCTACTGTGTTGGCAGATGTTACTTCTTGAATGACTTCTTATCAAGAAGAACTATTTGGGCCTGTGGCTTCTATTATCAAAGTAAAAGATTTGGATGAGGCTGTAGAAGTTGCCAACAATTCTGATTTTGGTCTTTGTGGTTGTGTTTATGGAGATGATATAAATCAAACTGTTGATATTGCTTCAAGGATACATACTGGTATGGTGTTTATCAATCAACCTGCTGGTTCCAAGGCAAGCTTACCTTTTGGTGGTGTTAAGAAATCAGGTTATTGAAAAGAAAACTGACCTGAATGATTAAAAGCATTTACCAACAAAAAAGTAATAGTTTATAATCCTCAAGAAGAAAATAAAAATAATCCTAATTTTTGTTAG